Proteins from one Rosa chinensis cultivar Old Blush chromosome 7, RchiOBHm-V2, whole genome shotgun sequence genomic window:
- the LOC112179817 gene encoding uncharacterized protein LOC112179817, with amino-acid sequence MGKQGQQLFGISCQDLVNKRLYPTEQTLPEEIKKMVGQTYLFQIQINQYGELAVENVFPSQQSSASMVEQNPSTATLERLSSEKKRGIETSGKTLFITETETKAKSDKEIKQGETVSPSSASSSVSKELSQQQKAN; translated from the exons ATGGGGAAGCAAGGACAACAGTTGTTCGGCATCAGTTGTCAGGATTTGGTCAATAAAAGACTATATCCAACAGAGCAGACGTTACCAGAAGAGATTAAGAAAATGGTTGGCCAAACCTATCTATTTCAGATCCAAATCAATCAATATGGTGAACTGGCGGTTGAAAATGTTTTCCCAAGTCAACAATCATCTGCGTCAATGGTAGAACAAAACCCAAGCACTGCAACACTAGAGCGCCTTTCATCTGAAAAAAAGAGAGGCATTGAAACAAGTGGAAAAACATTGTTCATCACAGAGACTGAGACAAAAGCCAAGAG tgacaaagaaatcaaacaaggagaaacAGTGTCACCATCGTCAGCATCATCATCAGTAAGCAAGGAACTATCTCAGCAACAGAAAGCCAACTGA